In one Neobacillus sp. CF12 genomic region, the following are encoded:
- the proC gene encoding pyrroline-5-carboxylate reductase produces the protein MNKKIGFIGAGKMAQAMIEGILKSKMIPKENIIASSKTERTIEEIKSNYQIITTNHNQEVARFSDILIIAVKPDQHSKVIDEIKNYINHECTIITIAAGITLADIEKEFGYSVKAVRTMPNTPSLVGEGMSAICSNERLSEEEILEVERLFHTFGKTERLDEKLMDAVPAISGSSPAYVYMLIEAMADGGVKQGIPRDKAYRLAAQAVLGAAKMVLETDSHPGELKDNVCTPGGATIEAVAELEKRQFRGSVLAAMESCTEKVKSL, from the coding sequence TTGAATAAAAAGATTGGATTTATCGGTGCGGGGAAAATGGCTCAAGCGATGATAGAAGGAATCCTTAAATCAAAGATGATTCCAAAAGAAAATATAATCGCAAGCTCTAAAACAGAGAGAACAATTGAAGAGATTAAATCTAATTACCAAATAATTACGACCAATCATAATCAAGAAGTTGCAAGGTTTTCTGACATTCTGATCATCGCGGTAAAACCAGACCAACATTCAAAGGTTATTGATGAGATAAAAAATTACATTAATCATGAATGTACTATTATTACTATTGCGGCCGGAATTACATTGGCTGATATCGAAAAGGAATTTGGTTATAGTGTAAAAGCGGTTCGGACAATGCCCAACACTCCTTCGTTGGTTGGAGAGGGGATGAGTGCTATTTGTTCGAATGAGAGGCTTAGTGAGGAAGAGATATTGGAGGTTGAACGTCTTTTTCATACGTTTGGTAAAACAGAGAGGCTTGACGAAAAATTAATGGATGCTGTACCAGCCATAAGTGGATCATCCCCAGCCTATGTATATATGTTGATAGAAGCAATGGCTGACGGAGGTGTCAAGCAGGGAATCCCAAGAGATAAAGCATATCGTTTAGCAGCGCAGGCAGTTCTTGGCGCTGCTAAAATGGTACTAGAAACCGACAGTCATCCAGGAGAACTTAAAGATAATGTGTGTACGCCAGGCGGGGCAACGATAGAAGCAGTAGCAGAACTTGAAAAGAGGCAATTTCGAGGTTCCGTATTGGCTGCAATGGAAAGCTGTACCGAAAAAGTGAAGTCATTATAA
- a CDS encoding HEAT repeat domain-containing protein, translated as MMINQEVLFLIIITLSLLSLLVLLLLYLMSRKLYENKKRRKIEDYKKKINPQVLSIIAEGDLVRGIGFEKTAIKQKAMEELLSKYVKIIEGEEEKKRLSELATLVLQDYYRKRLKSKRWSHRMNALYHIEDFQMINLLDDVVLLTIKKKISHQESIHMLRILASFQFSGLKDLLTNTYHYLSEYDYRSILTRLEQVLFDQFVLGFHKSSTPLQYAILDVISLKRAIEYRVFTENVFSTYQGEVKLRALKALAEIGYVKDIEPCLEMMHSTKWQERMVAAKLIGAIKEEKGIPRLIELLHDQIWWVRSQAGQSIGQFPNGKAILQKVLETSKDAYARDMAWDWLHKGV; from the coding sequence ATGATGATAAATCAAGAGGTTTTGTTCCTTATTATAATTACTTTATCACTTCTGTCTTTACTAGTTCTTTTATTGCTGTATTTGATGTCTCGGAAACTTTACGAAAATAAAAAAAGAAGAAAGATTGAAGATTATAAAAAGAAAATTAACCCGCAAGTTCTTTCGATAATAGCAGAAGGTGACTTAGTCAGGGGGATAGGTTTTGAAAAAACAGCAATAAAACAAAAAGCAATGGAAGAACTCCTTAGTAAGTATGTGAAGATTATAGAAGGCGAGGAAGAAAAGAAAAGACTATCAGAATTGGCCACTCTCGTTCTACAGGATTACTATCGAAAACGACTTAAAAGCAAAAGATGGAGTCATCGTATGAATGCACTTTACCATATTGAGGATTTTCAAATGATAAATCTGCTAGATGATGTTGTTCTGTTGACAATAAAGAAGAAAATTTCTCATCAAGAAAGTATTCATATGTTGAGAATCCTTGCTTCGTTTCAATTTAGCGGTTTAAAAGACTTACTTACAAATACATATCATTATTTATCAGAGTATGACTATAGAAGTATTTTAACCCGTTTAGAACAAGTACTATTTGATCAGTTTGTATTAGGTTTTCATAAAAGCTCTACTCCACTGCAATATGCCATTCTAGATGTTATTTCTTTGAAAAGAGCTATAGAATATCGTGTATTTACTGAAAATGTTTTTTCAACCTATCAAGGTGAGGTAAAGCTTCGTGCATTAAAGGCTCTAGCAGAAATAGGCTATGTAAAAGATATAGAGCCTTGCTTAGAAATGATGCACTCCACTAAATGGCAGGAGAGAATGGTGGCAGCAAAACTCATAGGTGCGATTAAGGAAGAAAAGGGTATTCCAAGATTAATTGAACTGCTCCATGATCAGATTTGGTGGGTTCGTTCACAGGCGGGTCAATCAATTGGTCAGTTCCCTAATGGGAAGGCAATATTACAAAAGGTTTTAGAAACCTCAAAGGATGCATATGCAAGAGATATGGCTTGGGATTGGCTGCATAAAGGAGTATAG
- a CDS encoding ArsR family transcriptional regulator gives MRDLKVSIDDEGLKVFKALSNEQRLNILRALNHGPLNVNEISEKLKLPFSTTAVNIQKLQDSGIITTEIIPGHGNQKVSSKKYDNIIVNLSPVEPANQEDHYIIDLPIGDYVDCQVEPTCGLADENGYIGPLDNPRIFFEPNKRHAQLLWFRKGYIEYRFPNRLPLNAVIKELVISTEACSEAPYHREDWPSDITIWVNNIEIGTWTCLSDFGGERGLYTPVWRKTSSTQYGELKYWKVEQSGSYLDNKKISNITLKDLSLESLPYFPVRIGVKENAKNAGGLNLFGQKFGNYKQGLVMKVSYHTN, from the coding sequence ATGAGAGACTTAAAAGTTTCTATAGATGATGAGGGACTGAAAGTTTTTAAGGCTTTATCAAATGAACAACGATTAAATATTCTACGTGCTTTGAATCACGGACCATTAAACGTAAACGAAATTTCTGAAAAACTAAAACTTCCCTTTTCAACAACTGCTGTCAATATTCAAAAACTACAGGATTCAGGGATTATAACAACTGAAATAATACCAGGACATGGCAACCAAAAGGTTAGTTCAAAAAAATACGACAATATCATAGTGAATTTAAGTCCAGTGGAACCGGCAAACCAGGAAGACCATTATATCATTGATTTACCAATTGGCGACTATGTTGATTGTCAGGTCGAACCCACATGTGGTTTGGCAGATGAAAATGGTTATATAGGCCCATTAGATAATCCTCGAATTTTTTTTGAGCCCAATAAAAGACATGCTCAATTGTTATGGTTTCGTAAAGGGTACATAGAATATCGATTCCCAAACCGTTTACCTTTAAACGCAGTAATCAAAGAATTAGTCATCTCAACTGAAGCTTGCTCCGAAGCACCATATCATCGCGAGGATTGGCCTTCTGATATCACGATTTGGGTGAACAATATTGAAATTGGTACTTGGACATGCCTTAGTGACTTTGGAGGAGAAAGAGGTTTATATACTCCAGTTTGGAGAAAAACATCGAGTACCCAATACGGTGAATTGAAGTATTGGAAAGTAGAACAAAGTGGGTCCTATCTTGATAATAAGAAAATATCTAACATTACTTTAAAAGATTTGTCATTAGAATCCTTACCATATTTCCCTGTTCGAATAGGTGTAAAAGAAAATGCCAAAAATGCTGGTGGGTTAAATTTATTTGGACAAAAATTTGGAAACTATAAACAAGGGTTAGTTATGAAAGTTAGCTATCATACAAACTAA
- a CDS encoding YitT family protein, with product MRQKIIAMLIGSLLLSLGVNGFLVPYHLLDGGVIGLGLIIHYFYGWPTGLSMIVLSLPLYILAWFFERRYFYYSLHGLIISSFCIDLLSFINGKIQVGILPSTVIGGMLVGVGIGLMLRYETSTGGTDLLAQILTKFTSVNIGIIIFLIDGLVITSGIQVVGLEKFFYSLLTIICVGLMTSLTVIKRPETY from the coding sequence GTGAGACAAAAGATTATTGCAATGCTCATTGGCAGTTTATTATTAAGCCTAGGGGTTAATGGTTTTTTAGTACCTTATCATTTGCTTGATGGCGGCGTAATAGGGTTAGGGTTAATCATTCACTATTTTTACGGATGGCCTACTGGACTTAGTATGATTGTATTAAGTCTCCCACTCTATATCTTGGCATGGTTCTTTGAAAGACGTTATTTTTACTATAGTTTGCATGGATTAATCATCTCTTCTTTTTGTATTGACTTGCTTTCATTTATCAATGGAAAAATACAGGTTGGCATATTACCAAGTACTGTAATAGGCGGCATGCTCGTAGGAGTGGGAATAGGACTAATGCTTCGCTATGAAACGAGTACGGGTGGAACCGACTTACTGGCCCAGATACTTACTAAATTTACTTCTGTTAATATAGGTATCATTATTTTTTTGATTGATGGTCTTGTCATTACTAGCGGGATTCAAGTGGTGGGATTAGAAAAATTCTTTTATTCTCTATTAACCATTATTTGTGTTGGTTTAATGACTTCTTTAACAGTAATAAAAAGACCAGAAACTTATTAA
- a CDS encoding carbohydrate ABC transporter permease has product MGDFIEKNGLKITYTVASILALLWVIPLIWVLLVSFKASGSLLSVVNWLKPPFSIENYVHVFSNAPVLLWLWNSFLVSTITTVFVLILSGLAAFPFSINRFPGSRILFWIILAGLMVPGEAILVPLYILLRDLNLLDTYSSLILPVIAVPFGMIFLKQFFDGLPKELYEAAKIDGCGMYRMLFLITLPLSRSAIAALGIFTFLSTWKEFLWPFISITSADKMTIPVGIPFFNSGFVVDYTIPMAANVIVSIPVLIVFLIFQKQIIKGISFTGIK; this is encoded by the coding sequence ATGGGGGATTTTATCGAAAAAAATGGACTCAAAATAACGTATACTGTTGCATCCATTCTAGCCTTGTTATGGGTAATCCCATTGATCTGGGTTTTGCTCGTTTCTTTTAAAGCGTCAGGTAGTCTTCTATCAGTTGTCAATTGGTTAAAGCCACCTTTTTCGATAGAAAACTATGTTCATGTATTTAGTAATGCACCAGTTCTTTTGTGGCTATGGAACAGTTTTCTAGTTTCAACGATTACAACGGTTTTTGTCCTTATCTTATCAGGATTAGCCGCTTTTCCTTTTTCAATAAACCGCTTTCCAGGAAGTCGTATTCTATTTTGGATTATTTTAGCAGGCCTTATGGTTCCAGGTGAAGCAATTCTAGTTCCTTTATATATTTTATTAAGGGATTTGAATCTATTGGATACATATAGTTCTTTAATTCTACCAGTGATAGCAGTTCCATTTGGAATGATTTTTTTAAAGCAATTCTTTGATGGGTTACCAAAAGAACTATATGAAGCTGCAAAAATAGATGGGTGTGGAATGTATCGAATGTTATTTCTAATCACATTACCTCTTTCACGATCGGCTATAGCTGCACTTGGTATATTCACTTTTCTTAGTACATGGAAAGAATTTTTGTGGCCTTTCATTAGCATAACCTCAGCAGACAAAATGACGATACCCGTCGGAATCCCTTTCTTTAATTCAGGGTTCGTAGTAGATTATACCATTCCGATGGCGGCAAATGTAATTGTATCTATTCCGGTACTCATTGTGTTCCTGATTTTCCAAAAACAGATAATAAAAGGGATTTCATTTACTGGTATTAAATAA
- a CDS encoding sugar ABC transporter permease, which produces MEQIPEVTSKQAKVRIDNEVIHFSIKESMWKLIKKNVNSYILLLPFMLIYSIFTLYPVAKGFFVSFYDWKILGDKTFIGLQNYIKVLTDPIFFSSLWHTLLFVVLSTPVIVLVGFILALIVHQPLKGQVIFRLIFFMPMVLAVSVVASVWEAVLDNYSGMVNSLLKVIGVKNDILWLGDPVLAWVSIIGITLWWTVGFNMVIYLAGLQDIPDELYEAAKIDGASPWDRLKHITIPSLKRVTLLVVFLQIIASFKIFSQVYLVTQGGPAGSTRTIIQYIYEEGFQKYQFGTASAMSYLFFLVLLIWSFIQFRLQNKEG; this is translated from the coding sequence ATGGAACAAATTCCCGAAGTAACGAGTAAACAGGCAAAAGTAAGGATAGATAATGAGGTAATTCATTTTTCAATAAAAGAGTCTATGTGGAAATTGATCAAAAAAAATGTTAATTCGTATATTCTTCTATTACCTTTTATGTTGATTTATTCTATTTTTACTTTATATCCTGTTGCGAAGGGTTTTTTTGTAAGTTTTTATGATTGGAAAATTCTCGGTGATAAAACCTTTATTGGTTTACAAAATTATATAAAAGTCTTAACTGACCCGATATTTTTCAGCTCATTATGGCATACGCTATTATTCGTGGTTCTTTCAACGCCAGTGATTGTACTCGTAGGATTTATCCTTGCCTTAATTGTTCACCAACCACTAAAAGGTCAAGTTATTTTCAGGTTAATCTTCTTTATGCCCATGGTGTTAGCGGTCTCTGTAGTTGCAAGTGTTTGGGAAGCGGTTCTAGATAACTACAGTGGAATGGTAAACTCACTTTTAAAAGTAATAGGAGTCAAAAATGATATTTTATGGTTAGGAGATCCTGTTCTAGCATGGGTTTCAATTATTGGTATTACGTTATGGTGGACAGTTGGATTTAATATGGTTATCTATTTAGCAGGGCTTCAAGATATTCCAGATGAACTATATGAAGCTGCTAAAATTGACGGCGCCAGTCCATGGGATCGATTAAAACATATTACAATTCCATCATTAAAACGGGTGACACTTTTAGTAGTCTTCCTACAAATAATTGCTTCATTTAAAATCTTTTCACAAGTTTATCTGGTAACACAAGGGGGACCTGCTGGCTCTACTCGGACTATCATTCAATACATTTATGAGGAAGGGTTTCAAAAGTATCAATTTGGGACAGCGTCAGCGATGTCTTATCTTTTTTTTCTTGTTCTATTAATATGGTCCTTTATTCAATTTAGGCTACAAAATAAAGAAGGTTAG
- a CDS encoding inorganic phosphate transporter codes for MEILIILVVIGALAFDFINGFHDTANSIATSVSTKALRPRQAILLAAIMNFVGAMTFTGVAKSISKDIVDPFTLENGSVVILAALIAAIFWNLLTWYYGIPSSSSHAIIGSIAGAALASAGFGALNYTGFLKILQALIISPILAFAVGYIVYSIFKVVFKNANLAKTNRNFRFMQIATAALQSYSHGTNDAQKAMGIITMALIANGYLGSNAEVPFWVQFSCALAMGLGTSVGGWKIIKTVGGKIMKIRPINGVAADLTGAAVIFGATFLHVPVSTTHVISSGILGVGASHRLKGVKWDTAQRMLITWVITLPISAGIAAISYFILNLFF; via the coding sequence ATGGAAATTTTAATTATTTTAGTTGTTATTGGTGCCCTTGCATTTGACTTTATTAATGGGTTCCATGATACCGCAAACTCGATTGCAACCTCTGTTTCTACAAAGGCACTAAGACCACGCCAGGCGATTCTCTTAGCGGCAATCATGAACTTTGTAGGGGCCATGACGTTTACGGGTGTAGCTAAATCAATTTCTAAGGATATTGTTGATCCTTTTACGCTTGAAAATGGGTCGGTAGTTATTCTAGCAGCACTAATTGCAGCTATTTTTTGGAACCTATTAACATGGTATTACGGAATTCCGAGCAGTTCTTCTCATGCAATCATTGGGTCGATTGCGGGAGCAGCCTTGGCTTCAGCAGGTTTTGGAGCACTAAATTACACTGGCTTTTTGAAGATCCTTCAAGCCCTCATTATTTCACCTATATTAGCATTTGCGGTTGGTTATATTGTGTACAGTATTTTTAAAGTGGTTTTTAAGAATGCAAATTTAGCAAAGACCAATCGGAATTTTCGTTTTATGCAAATAGCTACTGCCGCCCTGCAGTCCTATTCACATGGAACGAATGATGCCCAAAAAGCAATGGGGATTATCACGATGGCTTTAATTGCTAATGGTTACCTTGGCAGTAATGCTGAAGTTCCGTTTTGGGTACAGTTCTCCTGTGCGCTGGCAATGGGATTAGGTACATCTGTCGGAGGATGGAAGATTATTAAAACCGTTGGTGGTAAGATTATGAAAATTAGACCCATTAATGGTGTGGCAGCAGATTTAACTGGTGCAGCAGTAATATTTGGAGCAACTTTCTTACATGTTCCTGTTAGTACCACACATGTTATTTCTTCAGGAATTTTAGGGGTTGGAGCTTCACACCGCCTAAAGGGCGTTAAATGGGACACTGCTCAAAGAATGCTCATTACTTGGGTAATTACACTCCCTATTTCAGCAGGTATCGCGGCAATTTCTTATTTCATTTTAAATCTTTTCTTTTAA
- a CDS encoding glycosyltransferase encodes MLNVQWLDIVAFFGWFIAVYMVIVIVFYSVILIISTFQLRKEYQLDRIQAYEDYMDEFNTRPVSIIVPAYNEEAGIIQSVRSLLAVNYPTYEIIVVNDGSTDQTLKKMIDHYDMKEISRIVRKQVHTKPIKTIYQSSILSNLFLVDKENGGKADALNVGLNFSHYPYFCSLDGDSVLEPDAFLKVMKPIIDSNEEVIASGGSVRIANGCEIKNGHILKIGLSDNPIVVMQIIEYLRAFLMGRIGLSRHNLLLIISGAFGVFSKHWTIEAGGYKTDTVGEDMELVVRIHRLLKERRVNKKIVYVPDPVCWTEVPEDMTILRRQRRRWHRGLFESLWTHRGLTFNPKYGSIGMISFPYFWIVEFLGPIIEFLGYIFMILCLFLGGVYIEFAILLFLLSCLYGSLFSMTAVLLEEWSLTKYPKVSDIVKLFLYSLTETIWYRPMTVFWRCEGVWQMLIGDTSWGEMKRKGVSK; translated from the coding sequence ATGTTAAATGTGCAATGGTTGGATATCGTAGCTTTTTTCGGTTGGTTTATAGCAGTATATATGGTAATTGTTATCGTTTTTTATTCTGTTATATTAATCATTTCAACTTTTCAGCTTCGAAAAGAATACCAATTAGACAGAATACAGGCTTATGAAGATTACATGGATGAATTTAATACTAGACCTGTCTCAATAATTGTTCCTGCCTACAACGAGGAAGCAGGAATCATTCAGAGTGTCCGCTCACTTTTAGCCGTGAATTATCCAACCTATGAAATCATCGTAGTCAATGACGGTTCCACCGACCAAACTTTAAAAAAAATGATTGATCATTACGATATGAAAGAAATAAGTAGAATTGTACGTAAACAAGTTCATACAAAGCCGATTAAAACTATTTACCAGTCGTCTATCCTTTCTAACCTTTTCTTAGTGGATAAAGAGAATGGCGGGAAAGCGGATGCCCTGAATGTGGGGCTTAATTTTTCACATTATCCCTACTTTTGCTCTTTGGATGGTGATTCTGTATTAGAGCCAGACGCATTTTTGAAGGTTATGAAACCGATTATTGATTCAAATGAAGAGGTAATTGCGTCTGGCGGCAGTGTGCGAATTGCGAATGGCTGTGAAATTAAGAATGGGCATATTTTAAAAATTGGTTTATCAGATAACCCAATCGTTGTTATGCAAATCATTGAATACCTACGTGCTTTTCTAATGGGGAGAATAGGTTTAAGCAGACATAATCTTCTTTTGATTATTTCGGGGGCATTTGGGGTTTTTTCAAAACATTGGACGATTGAGGCGGGAGGCTATAAGACAGATACCGTTGGAGAGGACATGGAGTTGGTTGTTAGAATTCATCGCCTATTGAAAGAAAGGAGGGTAAATAAAAAGATTGTCTATGTTCCTGACCCGGTATGTTGGACGGAAGTACCTGAGGACATGACAATCTTAAGAAGGCAAAGGCGGCGCTGGCATAGAGGACTATTTGAAAGTTTATGGACACATCGTGGACTAACCTTTAACCCCAAATACGGTTCCATAGGAATGATTTCATTTCCATATTTTTGGATTGTTGAGTTTTTGGGACCTATTATTGAGTTTTTAGGTTATATATTTATGATACTTTGTCTTTTTTTAGGCGGGGTTTATATTGAATTTGCTATATTATTATTTCTTCTATCTTGTCTTTATGGCTCACTTTTTTCAATGACAGCCGTTTTATTAGAAGAATGGAGTTTAACAAAATACCCAAAAGTATCAGATATTGTAAAGCTCTTTTTATACTCACTGACGGAAACAATATGGTATCGGCCAATGACAGTCTTTTGGAGATGCGAGGGAGTATGGCAGATGCTAATAGGGGATACGAGTTGGGGAGAAATGAAAAGAAAAGGTGTTTCAAAATGA
- a CDS encoding extracellular solute-binding protein codes for MKKNSIKLYLLLISIMLVIAGCSSTSTQVENESTSSDSPTKVVFWDLFSGNDGTVMTEMVNEFNKEHPSIKVEKITQEWGEYYTKLTTSVLGNKAPDLGISHATRVMQLEHEGVIQPMGEIAEANGINFDDLSENAVNSTIIEGTNYAVPLDYHAFLLFYNKKLLGDLNLLNDEGIPEFNSYEEFISLLEKVKEGNPDITPLALRGQGTHPLRLWYTFYKQQGGGDIYSSKDAKATIDKEIGKNSLEAVYDLYNTYKVVPPKIENIDEMFQSGKAAFMINVTGAVDNTYKVLGDDLGVLKFPTLFDKPSVYADSHTFILPTNPNRDEKTTKAAMTFVKWVTDNGWKWSKAGHLPVSKNALDSKELKNQPFRSEYESESEYMEYLPPNEKVWFANSSELMDVLDSIWIKNVSVEEGLEKVEQVINDQLQD; via the coding sequence ATGAAAAAGAATTCTATTAAATTGTATCTTCTACTTATTAGCATAATGCTCGTTATAGCAGGATGCAGTTCAACTAGTACACAAGTAGAGAATGAATCTACATCGTCTGATTCTCCAACAAAAGTTGTTTTCTGGGATTTATTTAGTGGAAACGATGGGACGGTAATGACTGAGATGGTCAACGAATTTAACAAAGAACATCCATCCATTAAGGTTGAAAAGATTACACAAGAGTGGGGAGAATATTATACAAAATTAACTACTTCAGTTTTAGGAAATAAAGCTCCAGATCTTGGAATATCTCATGCAACTAGAGTCATGCAATTAGAACATGAGGGAGTTATCCAACCGATGGGTGAAATTGCGGAAGCCAATGGAATCAATTTTGATGACTTATCTGAAAATGCAGTGAACTCTACTATTATTGAAGGAACAAATTATGCCGTCCCACTAGACTATCATGCTTTCTTGCTTTTTTATAATAAAAAGCTGTTGGGTGATTTGAACTTGCTAAATGATGAAGGAATACCTGAGTTTAATAGTTACGAGGAATTTATTAGTCTTTTGGAAAAAGTGAAAGAAGGAAATCCGGATATTACACCTTTGGCACTTAGAGGACAGGGTACTCATCCACTTCGTTTATGGTACACATTTTATAAACAGCAAGGCGGGGGAGATATATATAGTTCAAAAGATGCTAAAGCGACAATTGATAAAGAGATTGGTAAAAATTCATTAGAGGCAGTTTATGATTTATATAATACTTACAAAGTTGTGCCTCCTAAAATTGAGAATATTGATGAAATGTTTCAATCTGGGAAGGCTGCATTTATGATCAATGTCACTGGCGCTGTTGATAATACGTATAAAGTTTTGGGTGACGACTTAGGTGTTTTAAAGTTCCCTACTTTATTTGATAAGCCAAGTGTATATGCTGATTCTCATACATTTATTTTGCCAACTAATCCTAATAGAGACGAAAAGACTACTAAAGCTGCCATGACATTTGTTAAATGGGTCACCGATAATGGATGGAAATGGTCAAAAGCTGGGCATTTGCCAGTTTCTAAAAATGCATTAGATTCAAAGGAATTAAAGAACCAGCCATTCCGTTCGGAATATGAATCGGAATCGGAATATATGGAATATTTACCACCAAATGAAAAAGTATGGTTCGCAAATTCTTCAGAACTAATGGATGTACTTGATAGTATTTGGATTAAGAACGTTTCAGTAGAAGAAGGATTGGAGAAAGTAGAACAGGTAATAAACGATCAACTGCAAGATTAA
- a CDS encoding response regulator, which produces MPTKEETMSSKNKLFISIIDNDLMVQTLLVRILHSMNIEHFEINIETYDDGVQFFESNALDEKGEHLLILDGVMPIMDGIEILQKVRINRSKHVYVLMLSGRKSQSEIEKALKLGADDYVTKPFSIKELQARVLQIIQRMK; this is translated from the coding sequence ATGCCAACGAAAGAGGAAACAATGAGTAGTAAAAATAAATTGTTTATATCAATCATTGATAATGACCTAATGGTCCAGACGTTGCTTGTAAGGATTCTCCATTCGATGAATATAGAACACTTTGAGATTAATATTGAAACATATGACGATGGAGTTCAATTTTTTGAATCTAACGCCTTAGATGAAAAAGGGGAACACCTTTTGATTCTTGACGGTGTTATGCCAATTATGGATGGTATCGAGATCTTGCAAAAGGTCAGAATTAACAGAAGTAAACATGTATATGTATTAATGCTTTCAGGCCGAAAAAGCCAGTCTGAAATTGAAAAGGCACTTAAATTAGGTGCTGATGATTATGTTACGAAACCTTTTAGTATTAAGGAACTCCAGGCGAGAGTTCTTCAAATCATTCAAAGGATGAAGTAA
- a CDS encoding enolase C-terminal domain-like protein, which yields MENINKNWKVEKIEWARLTGIRPRPAGCNARLGVHGCEIPIDIVRITIGGLQGFGWSRITKESAERIIGLTVGDLFTDGGRVKENYYSVEFPLLDWIGQATRMPVYEIISGLKTSNYSVPCYDTSLYFDDLHLDSDQEAVKLMQSHALEGFRKGHRHFKIKVGRGAMHMPLEEGKNRDIAIIKGVREAVGPDAKIMIDANNGYNLNLTKEILAATADTKLTWIEEPFHEDPEYLKDLKLWLDKQNLNIMVVDGEGDASPYLVDWAKEGLIDAIQYDIRSYGFHKWLELGAELDQCKIKTAPHNYGGSFGNFALGHLAPNINGFLFIEWDEMNIHGIDDTAYRVRAGKVSIPNLPGFGLKLDDSYFLKVVESEGWSVKMNTKKTLSK from the coding sequence ATGGAAAATATAAATAAAAATTGGAAGGTAGAAAAAATTGAATGGGCAAGGTTAACCGGAATACGTCCTCGTCCTGCAGGATGTAATGCTAGATTAGGCGTTCATGGATGTGAAATACCTATTGATATTGTACGAATTACAATTGGTGGGCTACAAGGTTTTGGGTGGTCTCGAATTACAAAGGAGAGTGCAGAGAGAATAATTGGTCTAACCGTAGGAGATTTGTTTACTGACGGGGGAAGAGTTAAAGAAAACTACTATTCAGTTGAGTTTCCGTTGTTGGATTGGATCGGGCAGGCTACAAGAATGCCTGTTTATGAAATAATATCAGGCTTAAAAACTTCAAACTATTCTGTACCTTGTTATGATACATCCTTATACTTTGATGATCTTCATCTCGACAGTGATCAAGAGGCAGTTAAGTTAATGCAGTCACATGCGTTAGAAGGGTTTAGAAAGGGTCATCGTCATTTTAAGATAAAAGTAGGTAGAGGTGCCATGCACATGCCTCTAGAAGAAGGTAAAAATCGTGATATTGCCATTATTAAAGGTGTTCGGGAAGCAGTAGGTCCTGATGCGAAAATCATGATTGATGCAAATAATGGCTATAATCTGAATTTAACCAAAGAAATACTTGCTGCAACAGCTGATACTAAGTTAACCTGGATAGAGGAGCCGTTTCATGAGGACCCTGAATACTTAAAGGACTTAAAATTATGGTTAGATAAACAAAACTTAAATATCATGGTTGTTGATGGAGAAGGAGATGCCTCTCCATACCTAGTAGACTGGGCCAAGGAAGGACTAATCGACGCCATTCAGTATGATATTCGATCTTATGGTTTTCATAAATGGTTGGAACTTGGAGCAGAATTAGATCAATGTAAGATTAAAACAGCACCACATAACTATGGTGGTTCATTTGGCAACTTTGCACTTGGACATTTAGCACCAAATATAAATGGATTTTTATTTATTGAGTGGGATGAAATGAACATCCATGGAATAGATGATACAGCTTATAGGGTTAGGGCAGGAAAGGTTTCCATTCCTAATTTACCTGGATTTGGATTAAAATTAGACGATTCCTATTTTTTAAAGGTTGTTGAATCTGAGGGGTGGTCTGTTAAAATGAATACAAAGAAGACCCTGTCAAAGTGA